The genome window attattcatgcaAGGATGGGTCAGTATGTTTCGAGGACCGATTTCGAATGGGTTTACACGGAAGAACCGCATGCATCACGGCGTAAAATAATATTGGGTATGAACACAAAATAGTAtacgtgtaattttctttttttgcttAGTTTGTTTATTCTAATTTCAATTATGTTATTCAAAGCACATCAAACCATTATCAATGTAAGAgcagaaataaattaatcagtCAAcaaacacatacacacacatccGCGCGCGTACTcgtatgaaatgaataaatgctTTGCatctaaaatataacatttatttttccatttcagaAAAATATCCGCAAATAAAAAGACTGTTTGGATACGATCCAATGTTCAAATGGATAGTCACAGGATTGGTTTTAACTCAATTTATATCCTTGTATTTTGTAAAAGATTTGAGCTATCCAATGCTTCTCCTTGTAGCATATTGTTTCGGAGGGGTGATTAATCACTCTCTTATGTTAGGTACATATAACTTCTATTTactaatacataaaatttaatctatGACTAAGATATGGTTACTATTAAGACTATAGTGAAGAGGAAATAAGTGTATCTTTCCAAGATAACTCTCAATGTATAGGTATGCTTCAATCGAAGTACATTAGTATTTGTTGAATGTGATGCCACTTGCGCAGATAAAGTATTAGATATTGTCTAATCAAGTTCATAAACAGTTAAGAAACGATAATTCGGTTACATGTTTTATGCAGTtctgatatataatatttttctctttttttgaaacttatgatatttatatattaataatatatattctgaTATTTCAGCAATACATGAAATAGCACATAATCTTGCCTTTGGTCATTCCAGACCTATGGCCAATAGATTATTTGGATATTTTGCCAATTTACCTATAGGTATACCAGTGTCtattagtttcaagaaatatcATCTTATACACCATCGTGTAAGTACACAAATACAATATGaccttttattacaaaattagattaataattaatctaatGTGTAATCCATAGTATCAAGGAGATGAAGTATTGGATACTGATTTACCAACATTAATAGAAGCCAAATTATTTTGCACAACATTCGGAAAGTTCTGTTGGGTACTTCTACAGCCATTTTTTTATGCCTTTAGGCCTCTAGTTGTTTATCCATTGGCACCTACATACATGGagtttattaatttagtaatacaaCTTATATTTGATGGGTTCATATGGTATTTATTTGGTAAGTTTTAAGTTTCTTTAAATACCATTcaaatgtatgtataaatatttgtaaaattaatgtttatctaagaataataatatgagtataatactatatacgtGCTAAATTTTGTGCAGGTGGAAAAGTTCTAGTTTATTTACTTTCTGGTTCAGCATTGGCTATGGGTTTACATCCTGTAGCTGGCCATTTTATATCAGAACACTATATGTATAAAAAAGGTTTCGAAACCTACAGTTACTATGGTCCATTAAATTGGATTACATTTAATGTTGGATATCACAATGAACATCATGATTTTCCTGCTGTTCCTGGTTCAAGATTACCAGAGGTGAgtatagattatttttattcattaaaaaacattaaattaacaatattaatgccgtataaattctttttaatttttcacttttttcagGTGAAAAGAATAGCCCCCgaattttatgataatttacCACAACATAATTCTTGGACTTCTGTTTTGTACGACTTTGTTACTGATCCAGATATTGGTCCCTATGCtagaataaaaaggaaacatagaggactTTCTTCATAACGTAGAAATatcatattttccaaaattatatactttgaaATCATATAATTTAGAAGTTAAATTTATATACACAATTAATATATTGAGTATTATGATTAATTTACTATATTCTTTCCAGTATTACatgttaaaaatttcatacaGTCACCAAATGGCTTTATTggtgaaattcaattaatttcaaatgtaaatatttaaatttttctgtttttttttgaAGACATACTACtttttttaagttttaaatatcgtgtttctaaatgaaaatttataaaattgtattagtgCCTGCTACATTATTACAGTACTTAAATTGAAACTGGAAGTTTTAAAGCCAGAAAAAATTGGATTTAACAATGTctgtaaataattgaaatataataaaggaaataatatatgtaatcaCAGTAAAAAAAGTTAAAGATATTGCTACGCTACTTTCTAGGCGAATGCGCACAATGGAAATATATATTCCATACATTTGTAATCTAgtcatatatcaatatattttttactgtaaataataatgctttaattaaataaacatgtattcAAAACAAGAGAATAATCGTATTCTTCACTAATGCTTATGTAGAAACTTAAGTAtatgtaacttgaaagttatagaacaataatgtaataattagacTTTTGTTACATATCTGTATATTTCATAAACGTACAAAATTTACAGTTTAGTTTAGTTAAGCATTACAGATTATTAAAcatgtatttacattttaaaatatatctcTTAACGGATcaatttatatcttttaaaattcctttaagGCAATTCCGCAGTGCCATTATGGTTTATTCATATGATCCATGGCTGTTTTTGAATTACTGGCGCGGGGAAAGTTGCAACTAATGTAAACGATGCTTTCAATCATGTTACCAACATAATCATAAATAAGTAAGTGGTACTTCAGCTCTATGCATATGCATTTAGTTACTCCAAGCTTGAAGattcattttcaatatataatttggTTTTTTTATGTTTGAAAGAATGGGAAAAGAAAAAAGCAGTTATCGATATGAATTATAAGTTGATGTATCCATGACAATAACAGATTTCCATACTTATTAGTTAATTCTGTAATCATTAAATCTGTTTGATGATCGATTCGAAGGAAATTTAAACGATACACGAAAGGCTAATTTTCTAGGAATATTCGTTTATCGTTTATCACGCATGTCGTCTAGGGCGGAACGAATCAAGTGAATCAGTGTACAATGGCTTGTGTTTCGATGGAACATCGAATTACATGTATGTGCTTCGTACAAGGTGTCCGCGACGATGCAGAGTTTtgattatgaaaaaaataatgtatacgTAAACGGGGAATAATCTTGTGCACAAATGCATATCTGCAAAACAGTAAATAGAATGGGAAAGCAAGACGGATCTTGTTGGTGGTTTATGAAGACGGTCACCTGGATAccagttattttcattttaacgaTTATCGTATGGTCGTATTATGCTTATGTGGTGCAGTTATGTTTTTGTAAGTACCATTTTTCGATTCTAACATACCCAACAACACCATTTATCGTTACCAtcaatgtttctttaaataattctgtttttttactgtttgtttataataaataatcaaatctgTCGCCTAAAGAAAGATTGAATACACGCAgaacaaacaataaattaatgtttcctTTAACCGAATGTTACAATATCTAAAAATGTTCTTATTGCTGTGTACAATCTGTATGAGTTTATGAGTGGAATTGTTTACATAGACTTTTACTTCCAGATCCATATTGAGATCCATAATCCATATGAAACATATACttgatgaataaaataaaaatattaatttttattggaaataatttctagtataattttcaatttttacatcaaaatcgattaaaaaaaattaaaggttttattattaaaaagtttgcTTAGTCTcagtttgatattttaaattttaataatattatttaatttgccCACTTTTCCTattcaactttttaattttaaacactGTGTGTATCAATACTTGATTATATTATGCAAGTTATATATTGCTATTAatcttgtttttcttcttttagataCAGTAGATAATTATGTTCAAAAAGGtatgtaaatttttgtttatacaattaaataatatttttacgaataagaaatatatttatttaaaattgttaattacattGTGTTTGTTTGTTGACAGCCTTTTACCTGATTTTTTATCATGCCTTATTCCTAATGTTTTTATGGTCGTATTGGCAAAC of Nomia melanderi isolate GNS246 chromosome 5, iyNomMela1, whole genome shotgun sequence contains these proteins:
- the ifc gene encoding delta4-sphingolipid-FADS-like protein ifc isoform X1 — translated: MGQYVSRTDFEWVYTEEPHASRRKIILEKYPQIKRLFGYDPMFKWIVTGLVLTQFISLYFVKDLSYPMLLLVAYCFGGVINHSLMLAIHEIAHNLAFGHSRPMANRLFGYFANLPIGIPVSISFKKYHLIHHRYQGDEVLDTDLPTLIEAKLFCTTFGKFCWVLLQPFFYAFRPLVVYPLAPTYMEFINLVIQLIFDGFIWYLFGGKVLVYLLSGSALAMGLHPVAGHFISEHYMYKKGFETYSYYGPLNWITFNVGYHNEHHDFPAVPGSRLPEVKRIAPEFYDNLPQHNSWTSVLYDFVTDPDIGPYARIKRKHRGLSS
- the ifc gene encoding delta4-sphingolipid-FADS-like protein ifc isoform X2 is translated as MANRLFGYFANLPIGIPVSISFKKYHLIHHRYQGDEVLDTDLPTLIEAKLFCTTFGKFCWVLLQPFFYAFRPLVVYPLAPTYMEFINLVIQLIFDGFIWYLFGGKVLVYLLSGSALAMGLHPVAGHFISEHYMYKKGFETYSYYGPLNWITFNVGYHNEHHDFPAVPGSRLPEVKRIAPEFYDNLPQHNSWTSVLYDFVTDPDIGPYARIKRKHRGLSS